A single window of Malus sylvestris chromosome 5, drMalSylv7.2, whole genome shotgun sequence DNA harbors:
- the LOC126624521 gene encoding uncharacterized protein LOC126624521 isoform X1 — protein MIIFVMKWMVHGLQLARPWPRPRRGDIVGDIEAPKGIDRGGGHESTDLDFISTTKIMSILIVCSSQFLVSTIVQVVGIILSLHAATKISSRAQGIATIASRWHTLMICSSNDSPHTRSSDSLVNFEAANRLSSLHISYSESDLESTDYVHVPTNSQLVSHMASYHKRQAFGMHQLMLFQYFLFEKMALLVVIYGFRLFISHGSVLLIVDCGSYSIYISL, from the exons ATGATTATTTTCGTTATG AAATGGATGGTTCATGGATTGCAGTTGGCACGACCATGGCCACGACCACGAAGAGGAGACATTGTTGGCGATATCGAAGCTCCTAAAGGAATTGACCGAGGAGGAGGACATGAAAGTACAGATTTGGATTTCATCAGCACGACCAAGATCATGAGCATTTTGATTGTCTGCAGCTCTCAGTTTTTG GTCTCCACAATTGTTCAGGTTGTCGGCATTATTCTTTCCTTGCACGCAGCTACTAAAATTTCCAGTAGAGCCCAAGGTATAGCAACAATTGCCAGTAGATGGCATACGTTAATGATATGCAGTTCTAATGATTCACCGCATACCAGAAGTTCAGACAGTTTGGTGAACTTTGAGGCTGCCAACAGATTGAGCTCACTGCATATAAGTTACTCTGAGAGTGATTTGGAGTCAACGGATTATGTTCATGTGCCTACAAATTCCCAGCTGGTTTCACATATGGCTTCATACCACAAGAGACAAGCTTTTGGTATGCATCAGCTTATGCTGTTTCAGTATTTTCTGTTTGAAAAGATGGCTCTTTTGGTCGTCATTTATGGTTTTCGTTTGTTCATTTCCCATGGTTCAGTCTTACTGATTGTTGATTGTGGCTCATACTCTATTTATATTTCTCTGTAA
- the LOC126624517 gene encoding receptor-like protein EIX2 isoform X2: protein MDTLFANTLFNHLNISHSFLILLFASTYLPTAMICLGDIGVPSTSTVKPLCIEEERRALVSFKQHLVDPSGRLSSWVGHDCCQWEGISCNNSTGLVVKMDLRNPYPDSRSYEEWDDSAYERSCLGGLKGQIPQGMGQLSQLVSLDLSENSLEGIVTEAHFINLTRLQDFSVGIQVTHQPMSLKFNMARDWVPPFKLHTFGIRNCQVSPDFWIWIQTQVELIYVTLRGIGISDLPEEWLSRISSQVRWLDLSYNKLGGNFPSHLKFPSMQYFDLSHNQLEGPAPLWWSTKVIILYLNNNMFFGPIPSNIGQMMPNLQHLVLMENHLNGTIPTSIGGNMQQLEILSLRSNQFSGELPHAWSAGSNMLYLDVGHNNLFGNIPTSLGVLSSLKVLHLNNNNFSGDIPNSLQNCSSLRSFDLGDNKLSGNIPLWIGGSNVSLLNRLLLRSNFFTGHIPHQLCNLLRLHILDLSRNNFSGTIPTCLNNLTLLVNNIGDVYVNGYLEQTTLILKGRELVYNTTLDLVKSIDLSSNNLQGEIPEEISSLILLGTLNLSMNQLIGRIPSKIGNLRWLETLDLSHNHLTGQIPQSLSSLTSLSHLNLSYNNLSGRIPSGNQLQTLNDFSIYMDNPSLCGVPLFTKCPEDKTFPSKDAKDKNEDGNDDKLWFYVSVVLGFIVGFWGVCGTLILKISWRYAYFQFFNIFKEKVALAIALKVARLRSFFYSEV, encoded by the exons ATGGATACCTTGTTTGCAAACACCTTATTCAATCACCTCAATATTTCTCACTCTTTTCTCATTTTGCTTTTCGCATCTACGTATCTACCCACTGCTATGATCTGCTTGGGTGATATCGGAGTTCCGAGCACTAGCACTGTGAAACCATTATGCATTGAGGAAGAAAGGCGAGCACTTGTCAGCTTTAAACAACATCTTGTTGATCCTTCTGGTAGGCTTTCCTCTTGGGTGGGTCATGATTGCTGTCAATGGGAAGGAATTTCATGCAACAACAGCACCGGCCTTGTTGTCAAGATGGACCTCCGGAATCCATATCCAGATTCCCGTTCTTATGAAGAGTGGGACGACTCGGCTTATGAAAGGTCTTGCTTGGGAG GCTTAAAAGGTCAAATTCCACAAGGTATGGGACAACTCTCTCAACTAGTTTCCCTCGATCTGTCTGAAAATTCATTGGAAGGCATTGTAACGGAAGCTCATTTCATAAATCTTACCAGATTACAAGATTTTAGTGTAGGAATTCAAGTCACACACCAACCCATGTCCCTCAAGTTCAACATGGCTCGTGATTGGGTTCCTCCTTTCAAGCTCCACACATTTGGAATCCGAAACTGTCAGGTAAGTCCTGATTTTTGGATATGGATTCAAACTCAAGTTGAACTGATCTATGTCACTCTTAGGGGTATTGGAATCTCGGATTTACCAGAGGAATGGTTGTCGAGGATATCTTCCCAAGTCCGCTGGCTAGACTTGTCTTACAACAAACTTGGTGGAAACTTTCCATCCCATTTGAAATTTCCAAGTATGCAATATTTTGATTTGAGTCACAATCAATTGGAGGGCCCAGCCCCACTTTGGTGGTCCACTAAAGTCATTATCCTTTATCTGAATAACAATATGTTTTTCGGGCCAATTCCCTCGAACATTGGTCAAATGATGCCCAATTTGCAACATCTGGTTCTAATGGAGAATCATTTGAATGGCACTATTCCTACCTCTATCGGCGGCAACATGCAGCAGTTGGAAATCTTGTCTCTAAGGAGCAATCAATTTTCTGGAGAATTACCTCATGCATGGAGTGCGGGGAGCAATATGTTGTATTTAGATGTTGGTCACAATAATCTCTTTGGTAATATTCCCACTTCATTGGGGGTATTAAGTTCCCTGAAAGTATTAcatctcaacaacaacaattttaGTGGTGATATTCCTAATTCCTTGCAAAATTGTTCTAGTTTGAGGAGTTTTGATCTTGGAGACAACAAGTTATCTGGGAACATACCTCTATGGATAGGAGGATCAAATGTATCCTTGTTGAACAGGCTACTATTGCGGTCCAACTTTTTTACTGGACATATTCCCCATCAACTGTGCAATCTTCTCCGCCTTCACATCCTCGACCTTAGTCGCAACAACTTTTCAGGTACTATTCCCACTTGTTTGAATAATTTGACTTTGCTGGTCAATAATATTGGTGATGTATATGTTAATGGTTATCTTGAGCAAACCACATTGATATTAAAAGGACGAGAACTTGTGTACAACACGACTCTAGATCTTGTAAAGAGCATTGATCTTTCATCAAATAATTTACAAGGTGAAATCCCTGAAGAAATAAGCAGCCTCATTCTATTGGGCACCTTGAATTTGTCCATGAATCAATTGATTGGAAGGATCCCCTCCAAGATTGGAAACTTACGTTGGCTCGAAACTCTTGATCTCTCACACAACCACCTCACGGGACAAATTCCTCAAAGCTTGTCATCTTTAACCTCTTTGTCCCACTTGAACTTGTCTTATAACAACTTGTCCGGAAGAATTCCTTCTGGAAACCAGCTTCAAACGCTCAATGATTTTTCGATTTATATGGACAATCCATCACTGTGTGGAGTTCCTCTTTTCACTAAGTGCCCTGAAGATAAGACTTTCCCATCTAAGGATGCAAAAGACAAGAATGAAGATGGAAATGATGATAAGTTGTGGTTCTATGTTAGCGTGGTACTTGGCTTCATCGTAGGCTTTTGGGGAGTTTGCGGCACATTGATCTTAAAGATATCATGGAGGTATGCCTATTTTCAATTCTTTAACATCTTCAAAGAAAAGGTAGCACTAGCAATTGCATTGAAAGTGGCTCGTTTaagaagttttttttattctgAAGTTTGA
- the LOC126624521 gene encoding uncharacterized protein LOC126624521 isoform X3, whose amino-acid sequence MIIFVMKWMVHGLQLARPWPRPRRGDIVGDIEAPKGIDRGGGHESTDLDFISTTKIMSILIVCSSQFLVSTIVQVVGIILSLHAATKISSRAQGIATIASRWHTLMICSSNDSPHTRSSDSLVNFEAANRLSSLHISYSESDLESTDYVHVPTNSQLVSHMASYHKRQAFG is encoded by the exons ATGATTATTTTCGTTATG AAATGGATGGTTCATGGATTGCAGTTGGCACGACCATGGCCACGACCACGAAGAGGAGACATTGTTGGCGATATCGAAGCTCCTAAAGGAATTGACCGAGGAGGAGGACATGAAAGTACAGATTTGGATTTCATCAGCACGACCAAGATCATGAGCATTTTGATTGTCTGCAGCTCTCAGTTTTTG GTCTCCACAATTGTTCAGGTTGTCGGCATTATTCTTTCCTTGCACGCAGCTACTAAAATTTCCAGTAGAGCCCAAGGTATAGCAACAATTGCCAGTAGATGGCATACGTTAATGATATGCAGTTCTAATGATTCACCGCATACCAGAAGTTCAGACAGTTTGGTGAACTTTGAGGCTGCCAACAGATTGAGCTCACTGCATATAAGTTACTCTGAGAGTGATTTGGAGTCAACGGATTATGTTCATGTGCCTACAAATTCCCAGCTGGTTTCACATATGGCTTCATACCACAAGAGACAAGCTTTTG GTTAA
- the LOC126624523 gene encoding uncharacterized protein LOC126624523 isoform X2, which translates to MWFKLPWRNDSVRNLTTSSASGLGSCKLVNNNLHHVRWNLDVPNVKIHILNLCSSSDTQKIRERNFQSKDKKIEKLIAVLPCRIAVSVSVSVLHLLMLRQKVTGVFCSRRGSPATVRTCRRGQKISTDENKREWRQEEEGGKQWGGGGY; encoded by the exons atgtggttcaaattgcCTTg GAGGAATGACTCTGTAAGGAACTTGACTACGTCATCGGCCAGCGGTCTTGGAAGttgcaaacttgtaaataacaATCTTCACCATGTTCGGTGGAATCTTGACGTACCCAATGTGAAAATTCACATTTTGAACCTTTGTTCAAGCTCCGACACACAAAAAATCAGAGAGAGGAACTTTCAATCGAAGGACAAAAAAATAGAGAAGCTTATCG CCGTATTGCCGTGTCGTATCGCCGTATCCGTATCCGTATCCGTGCTACATTTGTTAATGTTGAGGCAAAAAGTTACCGGAGTTTTCTGCTCAAGAAGAGGAAGTCCTGCTACCGTTAGAACGTGTCGGAGAGGCCAAAAGATTAGCACAGATG AAAATAAAAGAGAGTGGAGACAAGAAGAGGAAGGGGGCAAACAATGGGGAGGAGGAGGATATTGA
- the LOC126624517 gene encoding receptor-like protein EIX1 isoform X1, producing MDTLFANTLFNHLNISHSFLILLFASTYLPTAMICLGDIGVPSTSTVKPLCIEEERRALVSFKQHLVDPSGRLSSWVGHDCCQWEGISCNNSTGLVVKMDLRNPYPDSRSYEEWDDSAYERSCLGGKINASLLSLKHLKYLDLSYNEFQGTYIPMFFGELKGLQYLNLSFASFEGEIPPSFGNLSSLHFLDLGSNEYLSSRNLTWLSHLSSLKYLNLNYMDLSRTGVSWAYVMNMLPSLLKLHLSSCQIESIPLSLQRINLTSLLVLDMSNNSFNSSSFPNWIFNLTSLIALDLSRNNFSNSLPNEFANFKSLKYLDLSKTGLKGQIPQGMGQLSQLVSLDLSENSLEGIVTEAHFINLTRLQDFSVGIQVTHQPMSLKFNMARDWVPPFKLHTFGIRNCQVSPDFWIWIQTQVELIYVTLRGIGISDLPEEWLSRISSQVRWLDLSYNKLGGNFPSHLKFPSMQYFDLSHNQLEGPAPLWWSTKVIILYLNNNMFFGPIPSNIGQMMPNLQHLVLMENHLNGTIPTSIGGNMQQLEILSLRSNQFSGELPHAWSAGSNMLYLDVGHNNLFGNIPTSLGVLSSLKVLHLNNNNFSGDIPNSLQNCSSLRSFDLGDNKLSGNIPLWIGGSNVSLLNRLLLRSNFFTGHIPHQLCNLLRLHILDLSRNNFSGEIPEEISSLILLGTLNLSMNQLIGRIPSKIGNLRWLETLDLSHNHLTGQIPQSLSSLTSLSHLNLSYNNLSGRIPSGNQLQTLNDFSIYMDNPSLCGVPLFTKCPEDKTFPSKDAKDKNEDGNDDKLWFYVSVVLGFIVGFWGVCGTLILKISWRYAYFQFFNIFKEKVALAIALKVARLRSFFYSEV from the exons ATGGATACCTTGTTTGCAAACACCTTATTCAATCACCTCAATATTTCTCACTCTTTTCTCATTTTGCTTTTCGCATCTACGTATCTACCCACTGCTATGATCTGCTTGGGTGATATCGGAGTTCCGAGCACTAGCACTGTGAAACCATTATGCATTGAGGAAGAAAGGCGAGCACTTGTCAGCTTTAAACAACATCTTGTTGATCCTTCTGGTAGGCTTTCCTCTTGGGTGGGTCATGATTGCTGTCAATGGGAAGGAATTTCATGCAACAACAGCACCGGCCTTGTTGTCAAGATGGACCTCCGGAATCCATATCCAGATTCCCGTTCTTATGAAGAGTGGGACGACTCGGCTTATGAAAGGTCTTGCTTGGGAGGTAAGATAAATGCTTCTTTGTTGAGCTTGAAACATTTAAAATACCTGGACCTCAGCTACAATGAGTTTCAAGGCACTTACATTCCGATGTTCTTTGGGGAGCTTAAAGGTTTGCAATATCTCAATCTCTCCTTTGCATCATTTGAGGGAGAGATTCCCCCTTCTTTTGGTAACCTGTCGAGCCTACATTTTCTTGATCTCGGGTCCAATGAGTACTTATCTTCCAGAAACTTGACTTGGCTTTCTCACCTCTCTTCCCTAAAATACCTTAATCTCAATTACATGGACCTTAGCCGCACAGGAGTCAGTTGGGCATATGTTATGAACATGCTTCCTTCATTGTTAAAGTTACACTTATCTTCGTGCCAAATTGAAAGCATTCCACTCTCACTCCAGAGGATTAACTTGACATCACTTTTGGTCCTTGATATGTCGAATAACAGTTTTAACAGTTCTTCGTTTCCCAATTGGATTTTTAATCTTACCAGCCTCATTGCACTTGATCTATCAAGGAATAATTTCAGTAATTCTCTTCCAAATGAATTTGCAAACTTCAAATCTCTAAAATACCTTGATTTATCTAAAACAGGCTTAAAAGGTCAAATTCCACAAGGTATGGGACAACTCTCTCAACTAGTTTCCCTCGATCTGTCTGAAAATTCATTGGAAGGCATTGTAACGGAAGCTCATTTCATAAATCTTACCAGATTACAAGATTTTAGTGTAGGAATTCAAGTCACACACCAACCCATGTCCCTCAAGTTCAACATGGCTCGTGATTGGGTTCCTCCTTTCAAGCTCCACACATTTGGAATCCGAAACTGTCAGGTAAGTCCTGATTTTTGGATATGGATTCAAACTCAAGTTGAACTGATCTATGTCACTCTTAGGGGTATTGGAATCTCGGATTTACCAGAGGAATGGTTGTCGAGGATATCTTCCCAAGTCCGCTGGCTAGACTTGTCTTACAACAAACTTGGTGGAAACTTTCCATCCCATTTGAAATTTCCAAGTATGCAATATTTTGATTTGAGTCACAATCAATTGGAGGGCCCAGCCCCACTTTGGTGGTCCACTAAAGTCATTATCCTTTATCTGAATAACAATATGTTTTTCGGGCCAATTCCCTCGAACATTGGTCAAATGATGCCCAATTTGCAACATCTGGTTCTAATGGAGAATCATTTGAATGGCACTATTCCTACCTCTATCGGCGGCAACATGCAGCAGTTGGAAATCTTGTCTCTAAGGAGCAATCAATTTTCTGGAGAATTACCTCATGCATGGAGTGCGGGGAGCAATATGTTGTATTTAGATGTTGGTCACAATAATCTCTTTGGTAATATTCCCACTTCATTGGGGGTATTAAGTTCCCTGAAAGTATTAcatctcaacaacaacaattttaGTGGTGATATTCCTAATTCCTTGCAAAATTGTTCTAGTTTGAGGAGTTTTGATCTTGGAGACAACAAGTTATCTGGGAACATACCTCTATGGATAGGAGGATCAAATGTATCCTTGTTGAACAGGCTACTATTGCGGTCCAACTTTTTTACTGGACATATTCCCCATCAACTGTGCAATCTTCTCCGCCTTCACATCCTCGACCTTAGTCGCAACAACTTTTCAG GTGAAATCCCTGAAGAAATAAGCAGCCTCATTCTATTGGGCACCTTGAATTTGTCCATGAATCAATTGATTGGAAGGATCCCCTCCAAGATTGGAAACTTACGTTGGCTCGAAACTCTTGATCTCTCACACAACCACCTCACGGGACAAATTCCTCAAAGCTTGTCATCTTTAACCTCTTTGTCCCACTTGAACTTGTCTTATAACAACTTGTCCGGAAGAATTCCTTCTGGAAACCAGCTTCAAACGCTCAATGATTTTTCGATTTATATGGACAATCCATCACTGTGTGGAGTTCCTCTTTTCACTAAGTGCCCTGAAGATAAGACTTTCCCATCTAAGGATGCAAAAGACAAGAATGAAGATGGAAATGATGATAAGTTGTGGTTCTATGTTAGCGTGGTACTTGGCTTCATCGTAGGCTTTTGGGGAGTTTGCGGCACATTGATCTTAAAGATATCATGGAGGTATGCCTATTTTCAATTCTTTAACATCTTCAAAGAAAAGGTAGCACTAGCAATTGCATTGAAAGTGGCTCGTTTaagaagttttttttattctgAAGTTTGA
- the LOC126624521 gene encoding uncharacterized protein LOC126624521 isoform X2 has protein sequence MVHGLQLARPWPRPRRGDIVGDIEAPKGIDRGGGHESTDLDFISTTKIMSILIVCSSQFLVSTIVQVVGIILSLHAATKISSRAQGIATIASRWHTLMICSSNDSPHTRSSDSLVNFEAANRLSSLHISYSESDLESTDYVHVPTNSQLVSHMASYHKRQAFGMHQLMLFQYFLFEKMALLVVIYGFRLFISHGSVLLIVDCGSYSIYISL, from the exons ATGGTTCATGGATTGCAGTTGGCACGACCATGGCCACGACCACGAAGAGGAGACATTGTTGGCGATATCGAAGCTCCTAAAGGAATTGACCGAGGAGGAGGACATGAAAGTACAGATTTGGATTTCATCAGCACGACCAAGATCATGAGCATTTTGATTGTCTGCAGCTCTCAGTTTTTG GTCTCCACAATTGTTCAGGTTGTCGGCATTATTCTTTCCTTGCACGCAGCTACTAAAATTTCCAGTAGAGCCCAAGGTATAGCAACAATTGCCAGTAGATGGCATACGTTAATGATATGCAGTTCTAATGATTCACCGCATACCAGAAGTTCAGACAGTTTGGTGAACTTTGAGGCTGCCAACAGATTGAGCTCACTGCATATAAGTTACTCTGAGAGTGATTTGGAGTCAACGGATTATGTTCATGTGCCTACAAATTCCCAGCTGGTTTCACATATGGCTTCATACCACAAGAGACAAGCTTTTGGTATGCATCAGCTTATGCTGTTTCAGTATTTTCTGTTTGAAAAGATGGCTCTTTTGGTCGTCATTTATGGTTTTCGTTTGTTCATTTCCCATGGTTCAGTCTTACTGATTGTTGATTGTGGCTCATACTCTATTTATATTTCTCTGTAA
- the LOC126624523 gene encoding uncharacterized protein LOC126624523 isoform X1 produces MWFKLPWRNDSVRNLTTSSASGLGSCKLVNNNLHHVRWNLDVPNVKIHILNLCSSSDTQKIRERNFQSKDKKIEKLIAVLPCRIAVSVSVSVLHLLMLRQKVTGVFCSRRGSPATVRTCRRGQKISTDGNVFPSWCFLFLFTCQSQGFCFIYGVCIPLNRNSAQRVLHLTSPENKREWRQEEEGGKQWGGGGY; encoded by the exons atgtggttcaaattgcCTTg GAGGAATGACTCTGTAAGGAACTTGACTACGTCATCGGCCAGCGGTCTTGGAAGttgcaaacttgtaaataacaATCTTCACCATGTTCGGTGGAATCTTGACGTACCCAATGTGAAAATTCACATTTTGAACCTTTGTTCAAGCTCCGACACACAAAAAATCAGAGAGAGGAACTTTCAATCGAAGGACAAAAAAATAGAGAAGCTTATCG CCGTATTGCCGTGTCGTATCGCCGTATCCGTATCCGTATCCGTGCTACATTTGTTAATGTTGAGGCAAAAAGTTACCGGAGTTTTCTGCTCAAGAAGAGGAAGTCCTGCTACCGTTAGAACGTGTCGGAGAGGCCAAAAGATTAGCACAGATGGTAATGTCTTCCCAAGTTggtgttttctatttttgtttacTTGTCAATCTCAAGGATTTTGTTTCATTTACGGGGTATGTATCCCATTGAATAGAAATAGTGCTCAACGTGTTCTACATTTGACATCTCCAGAAAATAAAAGAGAGTGGAGACAAGAAGAGGAAGGGGGCAAACAATGGGGAGGAGGAGGATATTGA